The Allocatelliglobosispora scoriae genome contains a region encoding:
- a CDS encoding NAD(P)/FAD-dependent oxidoreductase encodes MRAKGSKLWASALRDAAPTPYWTDRPDRPTPTAPLTGAVTTELVVIGGGYSGLWTALLAKEQDPQRDVVLIEAGLCGDAASGRNGGFCSASLTHGLANGADRFGVEVNRLERLGRQNLNEIQSTIERYGIDCDWERTGELSVAVKAYQVDGLAEQARTALDFGHRVTLFDADGVRTEVNSPTYLGGLWDHDRVAMVDPARLAWGLRGACLSLGVRIFENSPAVSVATEGAGLVVHTTHGLVRARRGALATNAFPLLKKLKRYLVPVYDYALMTEPLSAAQLAEIGWQNRQGLGDLANQFHYYRITPDNRILFGGYDAIYHFGNKISSSLEQRQATFDKLAEHFFNTFPQLAGSVRFTHSWGGVIDTCTRFCPFFGKAYGGRLAYAAGYTGLGVGATRFGANVMLDLLAGERTERTELSFVRRKPLPFPPEPLRSIGINVTRWSLAKADQQGGRRNLWLRTLDRAGLGFDS; translated from the coding sequence ATGCGAGCCAAAGGATCAAAACTGTGGGCGTCGGCCCTGCGAGATGCAGCCCCGACGCCGTACTGGACGGATCGGCCGGACCGGCCGACCCCGACCGCACCGCTGACCGGCGCGGTGACCACGGAGCTCGTGGTCATCGGTGGCGGCTACAGCGGGCTCTGGACCGCCCTGCTCGCCAAGGAGCAGGACCCGCAACGGGATGTGGTCCTCATCGAGGCCGGACTCTGCGGCGACGCAGCCTCCGGCCGTAACGGGGGATTCTGCTCGGCGAGCCTCACGCATGGGCTCGCCAACGGTGCCGATCGCTTCGGGGTCGAGGTCAATCGACTCGAACGCCTCGGCAGGCAGAACCTGAACGAGATTCAATCGACCATCGAGCGCTACGGCATCGACTGCGACTGGGAACGCACCGGGGAGCTGTCGGTCGCCGTCAAGGCGTACCAGGTGGATGGTTTGGCGGAACAGGCGCGGACCGCGCTGGACTTCGGGCACCGGGTGACCCTCTTCGATGCCGACGGGGTTCGGACCGAGGTCAACTCGCCCACCTACCTGGGCGGGCTCTGGGACCACGACCGGGTCGCGATGGTCGACCCGGCCAGGCTGGCCTGGGGGTTGCGCGGCGCGTGCCTGTCACTCGGGGTGCGGATCTTCGAGAACTCACCGGCGGTCTCGGTCGCGACCGAAGGCGCCGGCCTCGTGGTCCACACCACCCACGGGTTGGTACGCGCACGAAGGGGCGCTCTCGCCACCAACGCGTTCCCGCTGCTGAAGAAGTTGAAGCGCTACCTCGTCCCGGTCTACGACTACGCGTTGATGACCGAGCCGTTGAGCGCGGCGCAGCTCGCCGAGATCGGCTGGCAGAACCGGCAGGGCCTCGGTGACCTGGCGAACCAGTTCCACTATTACCGGATCACCCCGGACAACCGGATCCTCTTCGGCGGATACGACGCGATCTACCACTTCGGTAACAAGATCTCGTCGAGTCTGGAGCAGCGCCAGGCCACCTTCGACAAGCTGGCCGAGCACTTCTTCAACACGTTTCCGCAGCTGGCAGGCTCCGTCCGGTTCACGCACTCCTGGGGCGGGGTCATCGACACCTGCACCAGGTTCTGCCCGTTCTTCGGCAAGGCCTATGGCGGCCGGTTGGCGTACGCCGCCGGTTACACAGGCCTCGGTGTGGGTGCGACCCGGTTCGGCGCGAACGTGATGCTCGACCTGCTCGCGGGTGAGCGCACCGAGCGTACGGAGCTGTCCTTCGTGCGGCGCAAACCGCTGCCGTTCCCGCCGGAGCCACTGCGCTCCATCGGCATCAACGTCACGCGATGGTCCCTGGCCAAGGCCGACCAGCAGGGCGGACGGCGCAACCTCTGGCTGCGCACGCTCGACCGTGCCGGTCTGGGCTTCGACTCCTGA
- a CDS encoding saccharopine dehydrogenase family protein → MRILLVGAGGVGSAAVAIAARRNFFDLMVVADYSAERAGRAITGRDHRFLAAQLDASSAEAVAALCREHSITHVLNAVDPRFVMPIFNGAFAAGADYLDMAMSLSHPHPTEPYAQTGVMLGDEQFAVADSWAARGRLALVGIGVEPGLSDVFARYAADHLFSEIDEIGVRDGSNITVDGFDFAPSFSIWTTIEECLNPPVIWEAGRGWFTTEPFSEPEVFDFPEGIGPVECVNVEHEEVLLIPRWVDAKRVTFKYGLGTEFIEVLKTLHKLGMDKTAPVMVGGVSVSPRDVLAASLPDPATLGDRMRGKTCAGTLVRGTGLDGLPHEVYLYHVVDNEWSMREYGHQAVVWQTAVNPIVALELLASGVWSGAGVLGAEAFAPSPFLELLSGYGSPWGMRVGSSQLAVA, encoded by the coding sequence ATGCGTATCCTGCTCGTCGGCGCTGGCGGCGTCGGCAGCGCGGCGGTGGCCATCGCGGCTCGCCGAAACTTCTTCGACCTCATGGTGGTCGCCGACTACTCGGCGGAGCGGGCGGGTCGTGCGATCACCGGCCGTGACCACCGGTTCCTCGCGGCCCAGCTCGACGCCTCGTCGGCCGAGGCGGTGGCGGCGCTCTGCCGGGAGCACTCCATCACGCACGTCCTCAACGCGGTCGACCCCCGATTCGTGATGCCCATCTTCAACGGGGCGTTCGCGGCCGGGGCCGACTATCTCGACATGGCGATGTCGCTGTCCCACCCCCACCCGACCGAACCCTACGCACAGACCGGGGTGATGCTCGGGGACGAGCAGTTCGCCGTCGCCGACTCCTGGGCCGCGCGGGGTCGGCTCGCCCTCGTCGGCATCGGGGTCGAACCCGGCCTCTCCGATGTCTTCGCCCGCTACGCCGCCGACCACCTCTTCAGCGAGATCGACGAGATCGGCGTACGCGACGGCTCCAACATCACCGTCGACGGGTTCGACTTCGCACCCTCGTTCTCGATCTGGACCACGATCGAGGAGTGCCTCAACCCCCCGGTGATCTGGGAGGCCGGTCGTGGCTGGTTCACCACCGAGCCCTTCAGCGAACCGGAGGTCTTCGACTTCCCCGAGGGCATCGGACCGGTCGAGTGCGTCAACGTGGAGCACGAGGAGGTCCTGCTGATCCCGCGCTGGGTCGACGCCAAGCGGGTCACCTTCAAGTACGGCCTCGGCACCGAGTTCATCGAGGTGCTCAAGACCCTGCACAAGCTGGGCATGGACAAGACCGCGCCGGTCATGGTCGGTGGCGTCTCCGTGTCGCCTCGGGACGTGCTCGCCGCCAGCCTGCCCGACCCGGCGACCCTCGGCGATCGGATGCGTGGCAAGACCTGCGCGGGCACCCTGGTCCGGGGGACGGGCCTGGACGGGCTGCCGCACGAGGTCTACCTCTACCACGTGGTCGACAACGAGTGGTCCATGCGCGAGTACGGCCACCAGGCCGTCGTCTGGCAGACCGCGGTGAACCCGATCGTCGCCCTGGAGCTGCTCGCGAGCGGTGTCTGGTCGGGCGCCGGGGTGCTGGGCGCGGAGGCGTTCGCGCCCAGCCCGTTCCTCGAGCTGCTCTCCGGTTACGGCAGCCCCTGGGGTATGCGGGTGGGCAGCTCGCAGCTCGCCGTCGCCTAA
- a CDS encoding ABC transporter permease: MTALAHGGVGSGSAGYEPPAEPPAGMKKRRWVPYLLLLPGGLYLLVFFVYPMIQLIQTSLYDPSGSIEEGYAFTWQWSNYADGLDIYGPQFLRSLTYALIATAICLVIGYPLAYAIAQKGGKWKNLLLVGVIAPFFTSFLVRTLAWKTILSDHGYVVEFLKWLHILGPDDRLLATPFAVIAGLSYNFLPFMVLPLYASLEKLDPRLLEASRDLYAGPVQTFRKVTLPLSLPGVIAGTLMTFIPAAGDYVNAELLGNPSTTMIGNVIQSRFLVVNDQPLAASLSFMLMAGILVMVFAYVRKAGTDEVV; this comes from the coding sequence GTGACCGCTCTCGCTCACGGCGGGGTCGGTTCGGGGTCGGCCGGTTACGAACCGCCGGCGGAGCCGCCCGCCGGGATGAAGAAGCGCCGCTGGGTGCCCTATCTCCTGCTGCTGCCGGGCGGGCTCTACCTGCTGGTCTTCTTCGTCTACCCGATGATCCAGCTCATCCAGACCAGCCTCTACGACCCGTCGGGGTCGATCGAGGAGGGCTACGCCTTCACCTGGCAGTGGTCCAACTACGCCGACGGACTCGACATCTACGGCCCGCAGTTCCTGCGGTCGCTGACCTATGCGCTCATCGCGACCGCGATCTGCCTCGTGATCGGCTACCCGCTCGCCTACGCCATCGCGCAGAAGGGCGGCAAGTGGAAGAACCTGCTGCTCGTCGGCGTGATCGCACCGTTCTTCACCAGCTTCCTCGTGCGTACGCTGGCGTGGAAGACGATCCTGTCGGACCACGGTTACGTGGTGGAGTTCCTGAAGTGGCTGCACATCCTGGGTCCGGACGACCGGCTGCTCGCCACGCCGTTCGCGGTGATTGCCGGCCTCTCCTACAACTTCCTGCCCTTCATGGTGCTGCCGCTCTACGCCTCGCTGGAGAAGCTCGACCCGCGGCTGCTGGAAGCCTCCCGGGACCTCTACGCGGGCCCGGTGCAGACCTTCCGGAAGGTGACCCTGCCGCTGTCGTTGCCGGGCGTCATCGCGGGCACGCTGATGACCTTCATCCCGGCGGCGGGCGACTATGTCAACGCCGAGCTGCTCGGCAACCCGTCGACGACGATGATCGGCAACGTCATCCAGTCCCGGTTCCTGGTCGTCAACGACCAGCCGCTCGCCGCTTCGCTGTCGTTCATGCTGATGGCGGGCATCCTGGTCATGGTCTTCGCGTATGTGCGCAAGGCCGGCACGGACGAGGTGGTCTGA
- a CDS encoding ABC transporter ATP-binding protein has translation MSVLTSPVVPPKNATTGDLQITNVTKSFGAFTAVDDLTLTVPQGSFFALLGASGCGKTTTLRMVAGLEEPTTGQITLGGKDITRLRPYNRPVNTVFQSYALFPHMSVADNVGFGLKQRKTPRKEIGVKVAEMLDLVQLGSLASRRPAQLSGGQQQRVALARALINHPQVLLLDEPLGALDLKLRRQMQIELKRIQTEVGITFVHVTHDQEEAMTMADTVAVMNAGKIEQLGSPTEIYEFPATVFVANFLGQSNLLTSACSGTSGDDVLVEAYGSRFAVPRDRSRVTAGPAFLGVRPEKLHLVESALQVPDGHNAVPGVITDSSYVGVSTQYLVSAPWGEELSIFAPNSGTSSPLRPGANVVVHWHPQHSFLLAGAGAVASQGAPETAAPDGGSLL, from the coding sequence ATGTCTGTATTGACTTCCCCGGTCGTGCCCCCCAAGAACGCCACGACCGGCGACCTCCAGATCACCAACGTGACGAAGAGCTTCGGCGCCTTCACCGCGGTGGACGATCTCACCCTCACCGTGCCGCAGGGTTCGTTCTTCGCGCTGCTCGGCGCGTCGGGCTGCGGGAAGACCACCACCCTGCGCATGGTCGCCGGGCTGGAGGAGCCGACCACCGGTCAGATCACGCTGGGCGGCAAGGACATCACCCGCCTGCGCCCCTACAACCGGCCGGTCAACACCGTCTTCCAGAGCTACGCGCTCTTCCCGCACATGTCCGTCGCCGACAACGTCGGCTTCGGCCTCAAGCAGCGCAAGACCCCGCGCAAGGAGATCGGTGTCAAGGTCGCCGAGATGCTGGACCTGGTGCAGCTGGGCAGCCTCGCTTCGCGCCGCCCGGCCCAGCTCTCGGGAGGTCAGCAGCAGCGCGTCGCGCTGGCGCGAGCCCTCATCAACCACCCGCAGGTGCTCCTGCTCGACGAGCCGCTCGGCGCGCTCGACCTGAAGCTGCGGCGGCAGATGCAGATCGAGCTCAAGCGGATCCAGACCGAGGTCGGGATCACCTTCGTGCACGTCACGCACGACCAGGAGGAGGCCATGACGATGGCCGACACGGTCGCCGTGATGAACGCGGGCAAGATCGAGCAGCTCGGCAGCCCGACGGAGATCTACGAGTTCCCGGCGACGGTCTTCGTCGCCAACTTCCTCGGCCAGTCCAACCTGCTCACCTCGGCCTGCTCGGGCACGAGCGGCGACGACGTCCTGGTCGAGGCCTACGGCTCGCGCTTCGCGGTCCCCCGGGACCGCAGCCGGGTCACCGCCGGTCCGGCATTCCTGGGGGTACGCCCGGAGAAGCTGCACCTGGTCGAGTCGGCGCTGCAGGTGCCGGACGGCCACAACGCCGTCCCCGGCGTCATCACCGACTCGTCCTACGTCGGCGTCTCCACGCAGTACCTGGTGAGCGCGCCCTGGGGTGAGGAGCTCTCGATCTTCGCCCCGAACTCGGGTACGTCGTCGCCGCTGCGGCCGGGCGCGAACGTCGTGGTGCACTGGCACCCGCAGCACTCGTTCCTGCTGGCGGGTGCTGGTGCCGTTGCTTCGCAGGGCGCGCCGGAAACAGCCGCTCCCGACGGCGGGAGCCTGCTGTGA
- the gabT gene encoding 4-aminobutyrate--2-oxoglutarate transaminase has translation MSNSEKLHARRSAAVARGIGSTITSYVERASGGTITDVDGREWIDFAAGIAVTSVGNAAPMVVAAVREQVERFTHTCFMVAPYESYVAVCEQLNELTPGSFEKRSALFNSGAEAVENAVKIARYATGRSAVVVFDHGYHGRTNLTMALTAKVMPYKQGFGPFAPEIYRAPMSYALRDGGLDGKTAASRAIDMISSQIGAANVAAIVIEPIQGEGGFIVPAPGFLSALAEWARANGVVFIADEIQTGFCRTGDWFASEHERIEPDLITTAKGIAGGLPLAGVTGRAELMDSVHVGGLGGTYGGNPIACAAALASIDTMRAHNLAGAARRIGSVITDRLSLLAARHPEIAEVRGRGAMIAVELVEPGTINPNPTVTAAINRACHEAGLLTLTCGTYGNVFRFLPPLVMDDETLNRGLDILDSAFARVLA, from the coding sequence ATGTCCAACTCCGAGAAGCTGCACGCCCGCCGGTCCGCCGCCGTGGCCCGGGGCATCGGCTCCACCATCACGTCCTACGTCGAGCGGGCGAGCGGCGGCACGATCACCGACGTCGACGGCCGGGAGTGGATCGACTTCGCGGCCGGGATCGCCGTCACCAGTGTCGGCAACGCAGCGCCGATGGTCGTCGCGGCCGTCCGGGAGCAGGTCGAACGCTTCACCCACACCTGCTTCATGGTCGCGCCTTATGAGTCCTATGTGGCGGTCTGCGAGCAGCTCAACGAGCTGACCCCGGGATCGTTCGAGAAGCGGTCCGCGCTCTTCAACTCCGGTGCCGAGGCGGTCGAGAACGCCGTGAAGATCGCCCGCTACGCCACCGGGCGGTCCGCGGTCGTCGTCTTCGATCACGGCTACCACGGGCGTACCAACCTGACGATGGCGCTCACCGCCAAGGTCATGCCCTATAAGCAGGGGTTCGGTCCGTTCGCCCCGGAGATCTACCGGGCGCCGATGTCCTACGCCCTGCGCGACGGCGGGCTCGACGGCAAGACCGCCGCGAGCCGCGCCATCGACATGATCAGCTCACAGATCGGGGCGGCGAACGTCGCGGCGATCGTGATCGAGCCGATCCAGGGCGAGGGCGGCTTCATCGTGCCCGCTCCCGGGTTCCTCAGCGCGCTTGCCGAGTGGGCCCGGGCCAACGGGGTCGTCTTCATCGCCGACGAGATCCAGACCGGTTTCTGCCGCACCGGCGACTGGTTCGCCAGTGAGCACGAGCGCATCGAGCCGGACCTGATCACCACGGCGAAGGGCATCGCGGGCGGCCTGCCGCTCGCCGGGGTCACCGGCCGGGCCGAGCTGATGGACTCGGTGCACGTCGGCGGGCTCGGCGGCACCTACGGCGGCAACCCGATCGCCTGCGCGGCCGCACTCGCCTCGATCGACACGATGCGTGCGCACAACCTGGCCGGGGCGGCCCGGCGCATCGGCTCCGTGATCACCGACCGCCTGTCACTGCTCGCGGCCCGCCACCCCGAGATCGCGGAAGTACGCGGCCGCGGCGCCATGATCGCCGTCGAGCTGGTCGAGCCCGGCACGATCAACCCGAACCCGACGGTGACGGCGGCGATCAACCGGGCCTGCCACGAGGCGGGGCTGTTGACGCTGACCTGCGGCACCTACGGCAACGTGTTCCGCTTCCTGCCGCCGCTCGTCATGGACGACGAGACCCTGAACCGGGGCCTCGACATCCTCGACTCCGCGTTTGCGAGGGTGCTCGCCTAG
- a CDS encoding ABC transporter permease encodes MHRVIRFVADRWVMAVGLLVLAYMATPVLVIMLLSFNEPSSKRTTYQLDGGINWSLSNWTGMLDDPDIKGALVNSLLIGAISTAIATILGTMIAFALVRHRFLGRSSVNLLIFLPMATPEIVMGSSLLALFVALQVPTGFGTIVIAHVMFCISFVVVTVKARLAGLDPRLQEAATDLYATPFATFRQVTLPLVAPGIASAALLSFSLSFDDYIITAFSSGSGSVVTFPLFVWGANQRGIPPEVNAIATGMFLVAFVIVLVGQLNNLRRAKRAAAS; translated from the coding sequence ATGCACCGGGTTATCAGATTTGTGGCCGATCGCTGGGTCATGGCGGTCGGGCTGCTGGTGCTCGCCTACATGGCCACGCCGGTGCTCGTCATCATGCTGCTGTCGTTCAACGAGCCGTCCAGCAAGCGGACCACCTACCAGCTCGACGGCGGGATCAACTGGTCGCTGTCGAACTGGACCGGGATGCTCGACGATCCGGACATCAAGGGCGCACTCGTCAACAGCCTGCTGATCGGTGCGATCTCGACGGCGATCGCCACCATCCTCGGCACGATGATCGCCTTCGCGCTCGTGCGGCACCGATTCCTGGGGCGCTCCTCGGTCAACCTGTTGATCTTCCTGCCGATGGCGACACCCGAGATCGTCATGGGATCGTCCCTGCTTGCGCTGTTCGTAGCCTTGCAAGTCCCGACCGGATTCGGGACTATAGTCATAGCGCACGTGATGTTCTGTATCTCATTCGTGGTGGTGACCGTGAAGGCGCGGCTAGCCGGGTTGGATCCCCGGCTGCAAGAGGCGGCAACCGACCTCTACGCGACCCCGTTTGCCACGTTCCGGCAGGTCACCCTGCCGCTCGTGGCCCCCGGCATCGCCTCGGCAGCGCTGCTCTCCTTCTCGCTGTCGTTCGACGACTACATCATCACGGCCTTCAGCTCCGGCTCCGGCAGCGTCGTGACGTTCCCGCTCTTCGTTTGGGGAGCCAACCAGCGGGGAATTCCCCCCGAGGTGAACGCCATCGCCACCGGGATGTTCCTCGTCGCCTTCGTCATCGTCCTCGTCGGCCAGCTCAACAATCTGCGCCGCGCGAAGCGAGCCGCAGCAAGCTAG
- a CDS encoding TROVE domain-containing protein: MAKFNLRKPTNAVTTHQGGRGFTRDRKTELFLLAVSNMVGEQTFYEGASERDDRFRALVAKVAVSDPEWFGRFVPWLRLGANMRTASVVAAVEGAKAQVAAGITGSRAIVDSALQRADEPGEALAYWLGRHGRALPKPVKRGIADAAVRLYHERSLAKYDSDGTAVRFGDVIELTHPTAKDARQGDLFQHALARRHKRGNPVPESLTVLRARTELLAERSTEVDADRLREAGMTWESVAGWRQGPMDAAAWEALIPSMGYLALLRNLRNFDQAGVSDAAAASVVAKLADASAVRQSRVLPMRFLSAFNAAPSLRWAYPLEVALQHALGNVPALPGRTLVLIDTSGSMNSTFSKDGTLKCWDAAVVFGLALAARAQDATVVSFSDKSKVFPQVAGESVLKGVARFKADGYFIGNGTSTEQAVRAHFRGHDRVVILTDEQAAWHGASSVYAAVPEGVPGYTWNLAGYRIGHAPTGGGNRYTFGGLTDAAFGMIPLLEAGESGTWPF, from the coding sequence ATGGCCAAGTTCAATCTCCGCAAGCCGACCAACGCCGTCACGACCCACCAGGGCGGCAGGGGCTTCACCCGAGACCGCAAGACCGAGCTCTTCCTGCTCGCCGTCTCCAACATGGTGGGGGAGCAGACCTTCTACGAGGGCGCGAGCGAGCGCGATGATCGGTTCCGCGCCCTGGTCGCGAAGGTCGCCGTCAGCGATCCGGAGTGGTTCGGCCGGTTCGTGCCGTGGCTGCGCCTGGGCGCCAACATGCGGACCGCCTCGGTCGTGGCTGCGGTGGAGGGTGCGAAGGCGCAGGTCGCGGCCGGGATCACCGGTTCGCGTGCCATCGTCGACTCGGCACTTCAGCGGGCCGACGAGCCCGGTGAGGCCCTCGCCTACTGGCTGGGTCGGCACGGTCGCGCACTGCCCAAGCCGGTGAAGCGGGGCATCGCCGACGCGGCGGTCCGGCTCTACCACGAGCGCAGCCTCGCGAAGTACGACTCCGACGGCACCGCGGTGCGCTTCGGCGACGTCATCGAGCTGACCCACCCGACCGCGAAGGACGCCCGGCAGGGTGACCTCTTCCAGCATGCGCTGGCGCGCCGGCACAAGCGGGGCAACCCGGTGCCGGAGTCGCTGACGGTGCTGCGCGCCCGGACGGAGCTGCTCGCCGAGCGGTCCACCGAGGTCGACGCTGACCGGCTGCGCGAAGCGGGCATGACGTGGGAGTCTGTCGCCGGCTGGCGCCAGGGTCCGATGGACGCCGCGGCGTGGGAGGCACTCATCCCGTCGATGGGTTACCTGGCGCTCCTGCGCAACCTGCGCAACTTCGACCAGGCCGGGGTGAGCGATGCGGCGGCGGCCTCCGTCGTGGCCAAGCTCGCCGACGCCTCGGCGGTACGCCAGTCGCGCGTGCTCCCGATGCGGTTCCTGTCGGCGTTCAACGCGGCACCGAGCCTGCGGTGGGCGTACCCCCTGGAGGTTGCCCTTCAGCACGCGCTGGGCAACGTGCCCGCGCTGCCGGGACGGACGCTGGTCCTGATCGACACGTCGGGCTCGATGAACTCGACGTTCAGCAAGGACGGCACGCTGAAGTGCTGGGATGCGGCGGTGGTCTTCGGACTGGCGCTGGCGGCCCGGGCGCAGGATGCCACGGTCGTCTCGTTCTCCGACAAGTCGAAGGTGTTTCCGCAGGTGGCGGGGGAGTCGGTGCTGAAGGGGGTGGCGCGGTTCAAGGCGGACGGCTACTTCATCGGCAACGGCACCTCGACCGAGCAGGCGGTGCGGGCGCACTTCCGGGGGCATGACCGGGTGGTGATCCTCACCGACGAGCAGGCGGCGTGGCACGGCGCGAGCAGTGTTTACGCGGCTGTTCCGGAGGGCGTGCCGGGTTACACCTGGAACCTGGCGGGCTACCGGATCGGGCACGCGCCGACGGGTGGGGGCAACCGCTACACGTTCGGCGGTCTCACGGATGCGGCGTTCGGCATGATCCCGCTCCTGGAGGCAGGCGAGTCCGGCACCTGGCCGTTCTAG